The DNA region CCGGTGCGCTTCAGCCACTGGCTGAATGCTGTCCGACCAGTGCTTCGCTTCGCGGTCTCTGCGGAGTTCGCACAGGGCTGTGGCTAATATTTATTTAGGAGTTTGATTATGAAATACCATAAAAGTTACGACCATTTGCTGATAGTGCTGGCCAAAGGCGATAAGATAATTGAGAAACTGAGCGAGGTCTGCCGCAATGAGAATATCCTGTCCGGATTCTTTAATGCCATCGGCGCAGTCAGTGCGGTGGAGATAGCGCACTTTGACCCGGCCAAAAAACAATACAGCTACAAACAGATGTCCGGCGCCCTGGAGATTGTCAGCTTAACAGGCAATATAACACGCAAGGACGGAGAGGTAGTAATTCACAGCCATATCTCAATCAGTGCCGAGGATATGCTC from Planctomycetota bacterium includes:
- a CDS encoding DNA-binding protein encodes the protein MKYHKSYDHLLIVLAKGDKIIEKLSEVCRNENILSGFFNAIGAVSAVEIAHFDPAKKQYSYKQMSGALEIVSLTGNITRKDGEVVIHSHISISAEDMLCYGGHLKEAVVNPTCEITLTDLKTTILRTLDKDTGLNLIQ